From Brassica oleracea var. oleracea cultivar TO1000 chromosome C3, BOL, whole genome shotgun sequence, a single genomic window includes:
- the LOC106336051 gene encoding uncharacterized protein LOC106336051, whose product MEKREPSLVPEWLRSTGNGSSVGSKNHILSSSARSDSSLLLNNSKSRTKTTDVDSLGSPFLDRSCSTNSRRGSTKNAYSNFNVQRSNRDKDRSRESYVDHPWDHDTCFPFGTFLNEVQLRRSNSMSARKQDDPGFSMGFKDGRSLYNRNGMLPPPKSSERTQDVLRISSPCLSPAVGGNSGFTPGEPWTSALAEVPIVIDKSASDPVAANVATLTGQTRNMAEALLQPPRTGTPPQESSKIQRLEDRALKLIPVLPSTPKGSVLSSSDKSKTKPMARSGETGLASFRNTHLQSSFRLGNLPSNSGSQIKPDTTKKMVVLKPAVKESPSPRPTNNSLAAAASQMIAAPSALSTTSAQSTNNPRELKGSSVNMPPEKKLSLAQTQSRNAFFSALKNKTSTNISTSSCTISKELVASDPSSVERDDMVMERVEKVSETAERVNVFESTDLPDEKEAEFLKSLGWDENNTEVEALTDEEIRAFYEQHKEVKPSLMQTLPIIKEATEDATPNS is encoded by the exons ATGGAGAAACGTGAACCCTCTTTGGTACCTGAATGGCTGAGAAGTACAGGGAATGGTTCTAGTGTTGGGAGTAAAAATCACATTCTTTCATCGTCTGCTCGCTCAG ATTCTTCTTTGTTACTTAATAATAGCAAGAGTAGGACCAAAACCACCGATGTTGATTCACTTGGGTCTCCTTTTCTTGATCGGTCTTGTTCCACCAATTCCCGGAGGGGGTCTACAAAAAATGCATATAGTAACTTCAATGTTCAAAGGAGCAATAGAGATAAAGATCGGAGCAGGGAGAGCTACGTAGACCACCCATGGGACCATGATACTTGTTTCCCTTTCGGCACCTTTTTAAATGAAGTTCAGTTAAGGCGATCTAATTCAATGTCAGCAAGGAAACAGGACGACCCAGGGTTTTCTATGGGTTTCAAAGATGGTAGAAGCCTTTACAACAGAAATGGTATGCTTCCTCCTCCAAAGAGCTCTGAGAGGACTCAAGACGTTCTAAGAATCTCGTCTCCTTGTCTAAGTCCTGCTGTTGGTGGTAACTCAGGCTTCACTCCTGGGGAACCTTGGACATCCGCTCTGGCAGAGGTTCCCATTGTTATTGACAAGAGTGCTTCCGACCCCGTTGCTGCTAATGTTGCTACCTTAACGGGACAGACTCGTAACATGGCTGAAGCATTGTTGCAGCCTCCTAGAACTGGTACACCTCCCCAG GAATCTTCAAAGATACAGAGACTTGAAGACCGAGCTCTTAAGCTAATACCGGTTCTGCCTTCTACACCAAAGGGCTCA GTTCTGAGCTCTTCTGATAAATCCAAGACCAAACCAATGGCTCGAAGTGGTGAAACTGGTCTTGCTTCGTTTAGAAACACCCACCTGCAATCCTCTTTTCGGCTAGGTAATCTTCCTTCTAATTCTGGTAGTCAGATCAAGCCTGATACTACTAAGAAGATGGTGGTTCTCAAACCTGCCGTCAAAGAATCTCCAAGTCCACGTCCTACAAACAACAGCCTGGCTGCTGCTGCTAGCCAGATGATCGCTGCTCCATCTGCACTATCCACTACTTCTGCGCAAAGTACAAACAATCCAAGGGAGCTCAAGGGATCCTCGGTAAACATGCCACCAGAAAAGAAGCTTTCCCTGGCTCAAACTCAGAGCAGGAATGCATTTTTCAGTGCTTTGAAGAACAAGACATCTACAAACATCTCAACAAGCTCTTGCACCATCTCTAAGGAGCTTGTAGCTAGTGACCCTTCAAGTGTAGAAAGAGATGACATGGTCATGGAAAGGGTCGAGAAAGTTTCTGAAACTGCGGAGAGGGTTAACGTTTTTGAGTCGACAGACCTTCCAGATGAAAAAGAGGCGGAGTTCCTTAAATCCCTTGGGTGGGACGAAAACAATACTGAGGTAGAAGCCCTCACAGACGAGGAGATCAGAGCCTTCTATGAACAG CACAAGGAGGTGAAGCCATCACTGATGCAAACGCTGCCTATCATTAAAGAGGCAACTGAGGACGCAACTCCCAACTCGTGA
- the LOC106332144 gene encoding uncharacterized protein LOC106332144, with translation MNRFISQFSCELMNDKCTSGGDTTTLRSAVKGSTSVSSASPLSSVASPSSSSVRRLRGDLESSRFGAAASEKLRQAEESLRTVMFLSCWGSC, from the coding sequence ATGAACAGATTCATTAGTCAGTTTTCCTGTGAGTTGATGAACGACAAGTGTACTAGCGGCGGCGATACGACGACTCTCCGATCGGCCGTCAAAGGATCGACCTCAGTTAGTTCTGCTTCGCCGCTTAGTTCCGTCGCATCACCGTCGTCGTCTTCTGTGCGGAGACTCAGAGGCGATCTAGAATCGAGCAGATTTGGTGCGGCGGCGAGCGAGAAGCTGAGGCAGGCGGAGGAATCTTTAAGGACGGTTATGTTTCTGAGCTGTTGGGGATCTTGTTAG